Proteins from a genomic interval of Acanthopagrus latus isolate v.2019 chromosome 7, fAcaLat1.1, whole genome shotgun sequence:
- the LOC119022585 gene encoding ninjurin-1-like isoform X1, protein MNISSSNRGSETGASHPDAWPGSPAPLNMNHYANKKSAAESMLDVALLMANASQLKAVLEQGPNLSFYTPIVTLISISLCLQVTVGVLLIFTVRWNLNDEQKHWRLNFMENLTTGLVFMIVVVNVFITAFGVHRPNRSD, encoded by the exons gcCTCCCATCCAGATGCTTGGCCCGGCAGTCCAGCCCCCCTGAACATGAACCACTATGCCAACAAGAAGAGCGCAGCCGAGAGCATGCTGGATGTGGCTCTGCTGATGGCCAACGCCTCACAGCTGAAGGCCGTGCTGGAGCAGGGGCCAAACTTGTCCTTTTACACCCCCATTGTCACCCTCATCAgcatctccctctgtctgcaggTCACAGTTGGGGTCCTGCTTATCTTCACAG TTCGATGGAACCTGAATGATGAACAAAAGCACTGGAGGCTGAACTTTATGGAAAACCTAACCACGGGCCTGGTTTTTATGATAGTGGTCGTCAATGTCTTCATCACGGCTTTTGGAGTCCACAGGCCGAACCGCAGCGACTGA